A single region of the Gorilla gorilla gorilla isolate KB3781 chromosome 1, NHGRI_mGorGor1-v2.1_pri, whole genome shotgun sequence genome encodes:
- the PLEKHO1 gene encoding pleckstrin homology domain-containing family O member 1 isoform X2 yields the protein MAVASTSTSDGMLTLDLIQEEDPSPEEPTSCAESFRVDLDKSVAQLAGSRRRADSDRIQPSADRASSLSRPWEKTDKGATYTPQAPKKLTPTEKGRCASLEEILSQRDAASARTLQLRAEEPPTPALPNPGQLSRIQDLVARKLEKTQELLAEVQGLGDGKRKAKDPPRSPPDSESEQLLLETERLLGEASSNWSQAKRVLQEVRELRDLYRQMDLQTPDSHLRQTTPHSQYRKSLM from the exons ATGGCTGTG GCTTCCACCTCTACCTCGGATGGGATGCTGACCTTGGACTTGATCCAAGAGGAAGACCCTTCCCCTGAGGAACCAACCTCTTGTGCTGAGAGCTTTCGGGTTGACCTGGACAAGTCTGTGGCCCAGCTGGCAGGGAGCCGGCGGAGAGCAGACTCAGACCGCATCCAGCCCTCCGCAGACCGGGCAAGCAGTCTCTCCCGACCTTgggaaaaaacagacaaagggGCCACCTACACCCCCCAGGCACCCAAGAAGTTGACGCCCACAGAGAAAGGCCGCTGCGCCTCCCTGGAGGAGATCCTATCTCAGCGGGACGCTGCCTCTGCCCGCACCCTCCAGCTGCGGGCTGAGGAACCCCCAACCCCTGCGCTCCCCAACCCGGGGCAGCTGTCCCGGATCCAGGACCTGGTAGCAAGGAAACTGGAGAAGACTCAGGAGCTTCTGGCAGAGGTTCAGGGACTGGGAGATGGGAAGCGAAAGGCCAAGGACCCCCCTCGGTCTCCGCCGGATTCTGAGTCAGAGCAGCTGCTGCTGGAGACGGAACGGCTGCTGGGAGAGGCATCATCGAATTGGAGCCAGGCAAAGAGGGTGCTGCAGGAGGTCAGGGAGCTGAGAGACCTGTACAGACAGATGGACCTGCAGACCCCGGACTCCCACCTCAGACAGACCACCCCGCACAGTCAGTACCGGAAGAGCCTGATGTGA